GGGCTCCGACCCGCTGGACACGATCGCGAGGCGGCGAAAGGCTCGCGCCCCCCGCGCGATGGCCCCGAAGAGCGCGCTCCGCTCGGCGCAGATCGTCAGACCATAGCTCACGCTCTCGACGTTCACCCCGGGATGCACTTCCCCCGACGCGTCCTCCAGCGCAGCCGCGACCCGGAACCCGGAGTAGCGCGCGGCGGCGCGCGGCAGGAGGGCCCGGGCGGCCCCGATCAGCCGCGCCGACGGACCGTCCGGCATCTCAGTCTCCGCTCGCCTTCTTCGCGCGCGGTCGCGCCTTCCTCGGGGTCCCCTCCGCGGGAGTCGGGAGCTTCGTCGCGTGTCCTTCCTTCGGCTCGAGGCGCGTCAGCCGCGCGAACTTGAGCATGAGCCGGCGGCGCGTGTTGTCCGGGAACGAGACGACCACGGACGCCGCCTCCCCCTTGCCCCGAGCCTCGAGCACGAGCCCGTCGCCGAACTCCGTGTGACGCACCCAGTCACCCACCTTCACGTCGTCTTGCATGCCCTCCCTCTCTGCCCTCCGGCATCTTGCGCCCGGGCTACGGCCCGGCGCGGGTTCGGTACTGGATCTTCCTCCGGCGCCGCTTCGCTCCCGAAGCGCCCGCCGGCTCGGCCACCTCCACCTCCTGCCGCTCGCCGATCAGCGTCAGCACCTTTCGCGGCCGTCCCGCCTCCAGATAGACGCGGACCACGCGCTTGCCCATGCTGCAGAGGAGATCGTACGGAATGGTCCCCGCCCAGGACGCGACCTCGTCGAGGCCGATCCGATCCCGCCCCTGCTCGCCCCACAGGATCACCTCGTCCCCCACGGCGACGTCCTCGATCCCCGTCGCGTCCACCATCGTGAGATCCATGGTCACGCGCCCGACGATCGACGCGCGCGCCCCCCGGAGGAGGACCTGGCCGCGATTCGAGAGCTGCCACGGGTACCCGTGTCCGTACCCGACCGGAAGGACCGCCACCTTCGTCCACCGTTCCGTCCGGTAGGTGCGCCCGTAGCTGATCGTGCGCCCCGGAGCGATCTCGCGCACCTGCACCACGCGCGTACGGAAGGAGAGGATCCCCTCGACCGGGATCGTCCGCGGGACCTCGGCGGTGGGATAGAAGCCGTACGCGAGAATTCCCGGGCGTGCCATGTCGAAGCACGAGTCCGGAACGCTGAGGAGTCCCGCGCTGTTCGCGGCGTGTCGGATCGGAACCTGGATGTTCCGGAGCCCGAGCGCGCGGAGCACCGCGGCGAACCGCCGGATCTGCTCCTCGGTGACCTCGGTGCTCCCGCGGTCGGCATCGGGAAAGTGCGTGTACATACCCTCGAGCCGGAGATTCGGCAGCGTGACGATGCGGGCGACGAAGTCGACGGCCTCCGCGTCGTCCACGCCGGTGCGTCCCATCCCCGTGTCGACCTCGACGTGGAATCGCCCGACCACCTGCTGGGAGACGCAGCGCGCGGAGAGGCGCTCCGCGAAGTCGACGCTGCCGACGGACGGCGTGAGCCGGTGCTCGACGATCTCGTCCACCTCGTCCGCGAGACATGGGCTCAGGATCAGGATCGGCGCGTCGATGCCGGCGGCGCGGAGCTCGATTCCCTCGTGGAGGGTGGCCACGCCGAACGTGTTCACGCCCGCGCGCACCGCGTGGTGGGCGATCTCGACGGCGCCGTGCCCGTACGCGTCGGCTTTGACAACGAGAAGGATCCGCCGCGCGTTCCCGATGGCCGAGCGGATGGCGCCGAGGTTCCGGCGGAAGCGATCGAGGTCGACCTCAACCCAGGTGGGGAATTCCATGGTTTGGGCGGCCCTTGGGCCGCTTCACGAGTATCACACAGCCGCGCGAGGAAGCAAGCGGCCCGGCTGGACGTTCCCCCCGCGGGCCCCCTACACTTCGCGGATGCCCGGGTCCGAAACGCCGCGCGAACCGTCTCGCTCCCCCGCCGCTCCCGACCGAGCGGAGTTCGCGGCGGCCGTCGCGGATCTCCTCGACCTCGTTCGCCACCTCTCCGGCCCCGACGGATGCCCCTGGGATCGCGAGCAGACCACCCGCACGCTGAGTCCCTACGTGGTCGAGGAGGCGCACGAGGTGGCGGACGAAGTCACGTCCGGCAACCGACCCAGGGCCGCCGAAGAGCTGGGGGATCTCCTCTTCCTCGTGGTGTTCCTCGCCGTGCGCCTGGAAGAGGAGGGCGGGCCCGCTCCTTCCGGGATCGCGCGGCGAACCATCGAGAA
This DNA window, taken from Candidatus Eisenbacteria bacterium, encodes the following:
- a CDS encoding cytidine deaminase, translating into MPDGPSARLIGAARALLPRAAARYSGFRVAAALEDASGEVHPGVNVESVSYGLTICAERSALFGAIARGARAFRRLAIVSSGSEPVVPCGACRQLLLEYAPDLVVILSGPDGAPAEEI
- the alr gene encoding alanine racemase, yielding MEFPTWVEVDLDRFRRNLGAIRSAIGNARRILLVVKADAYGHGAVEIAHHAVRAGVNTFGVATLHEGIELRAAGIDAPILILSPCLADEVDEIVEHRLTPSVGSVDFAERLSARCVSQQVVGRFHVEVDTGMGRTGVDDAEAVDFVARIVTLPNLRLEGMYTHFPDADRGSTEVTEEQIRRFAAVLRALGLRNIQVPIRHAANSAGLLSVPDSCFDMARPGILAYGFYPTAEVPRTIPVEGILSFRTRVVQVREIAPGRTISYGRTYRTERWTKVAVLPVGYGHGYPWQLSNRGQVLLRGARASIVGRVTMDLTMVDATGIEDVAVGDEVILWGEQGRDRIGLDEVASWAGTIPYDLLCSMGKRVVRVYLEAGRPRKVLTLIGERQEVEVAEPAGASGAKRRRRKIQYRTRAGP